The following proteins are encoded in a genomic region of Planococcus lenghuensis:
- a CDS encoding FxsA family protein, translating into MKWLVPAFVIIPTVELALLIWAGDIIGFFPTLLIIVLTGVAGAYLAKKQGVRAIRDIQEELAAFQPPGDALLRGAFVLAGGLLLLTPGFLSDATGLALLFKPTQQLLKPLIMRGIRKRMKNDRVIVMKR; encoded by the coding sequence ATGAAGTGGCTGGTGCCGGCGTTTGTGATTATTCCCACTGTTGAACTGGCCCTGCTGATTTGGGCAGGAGATATAATTGGCTTCTTTCCGACGCTGCTGATCATTGTGCTGACTGGTGTAGCCGGTGCATACTTGGCCAAAAAGCAGGGAGTGAGAGCTATCCGGGATATCCAGGAAGAACTGGCGGCATTCCAACCACCTGGCGACGCACTTCTCAGGGGTGCCTTCGTGCTCGCTGGCGGACTGCTGCTGCTGACGCCCGGTTTTCTTTCCGATGCGACCGGCTTGGCGCTGTTGTTTAAGCCGACGCAGCAACTCCTGAAGCCGCTTATTATGAGAGGGATCCGGAAACGGATGAAAAACGACCGGGTTATCGTAATGAAACGATAG